In one window of bacterium DNA:
- a CDS encoding YifB family Mg chelatase-like AAA ATPase, which produces MIQRIRSGSLDGIDGFEVVVEVDAGRGLPSFQLVGLPSTAVRESRERVLSALRNSGLSWPKGRVVVNLAPADVEKKGPSVDLAIAVGVCGVTERADPGGRGEAVLLGELSLDGSLRPVRGLLAIVTAAAAEGRRLFVVPRSQAREAALVPEVTILAAGTLAEVAQWRAGRGRLHEIIAESPTLAGRSPPPSQLAFLSLAPARARRLAVLAAAGRHDLLLVGPPGTGKTQLSRVVGSLQPELTRAESLEVARIHGAAGLLSPPAPDLRRPFRAPHHTATRAGLLGGGASLRPGEVTLAHRGILFLDEVSEFTPSVLDALREPLEEGRVAVARGAGVRFWPADVQLVAAMNPCRCGWYGSRRRPCRCTERLRAAHRSRLSGPLLDRIDIFAELEEPEDPLRGGDVADPRRLWECAVGEVEAGNARLADSRRARPASLAEARGLMDAPAAALLEAAGGSLGLTVRSLMRCAGVARTLAALGDRSLANRDDVVEALSYRREQIASLA; this is translated from the coding sequence ATGATCCAACGCATCCGCAGCGGTTCGCTCGACGGCATCGACGGTTTCGAAGTGGTCGTGGAGGTGGACGCCGGACGGGGGCTGCCTTCCTTCCAGCTGGTCGGCCTGCCCTCGACCGCCGTGCGCGAGAGCCGGGAACGCGTCCTGTCGGCCCTGCGCAACAGCGGGTTGTCCTGGCCCAAGGGCCGGGTCGTGGTGAACCTCGCGCCGGCGGATGTCGAGAAGAAGGGGCCGTCGGTGGACCTGGCCATCGCCGTGGGCGTCTGCGGCGTGACGGAGCGCGCCGATCCCGGCGGACGCGGCGAGGCGGTGCTGCTGGGGGAGCTGTCTCTGGACGGCTCCCTGCGCCCGGTCAGGGGGCTGCTCGCGATCGTGACCGCCGCCGCCGCCGAAGGGCGGCGCCTGTTCGTCGTCCCGCGCAGCCAGGCCCGGGAGGCGGCCCTGGTGCCGGAGGTGACGATCCTGGCGGCGGGGACGCTGGCCGAAGTGGCGCAATGGCGCGCCGGCAGGGGGCGTCTGCACGAGATCATTGCCGAGTCGCCGACGCTGGCCGGACGCAGCCCGCCCCCCTCCCAGCTGGCGTTCCTGTCCCTCGCGCCGGCCCGCGCCCGTCGGTTGGCCGTCCTGGCCGCGGCGGGGCGGCACGACCTGCTGCTGGTGGGGCCGCCGGGGACGGGCAAGACCCAGCTCTCGCGCGTGGTGGGATCGCTGCAGCCGGAACTGACCCGGGCGGAGTCGCTGGAGGTCGCCCGCATCCACGGCGCCGCCGGCCTGCTGTCGCCGCCGGCGCCGGACTTGCGCCGGCCGTTCCGCGCGCCCCACCACACCGCGACCCGCGCCGGCCTGTTGGGCGGTGGCGCGTCGTTGCGGCCCGGCGAGGTCACGCTGGCGCACCGGGGCATCCTGTTCCTGGACGAGGTCTCGGAGTTCACGCCGAGCGTCCTGGACGCGCTGCGCGAGCCGCTGGAGGAGGGGCGGGTGGCCGTCGCCCGGGGCGCCGGCGTCAGGTTCTGGCCGGCCGACGTCCAACTCGTCGCGGCGATGAACCCCTGCCGCTGCGGCTGGTACGGCAGCCGGCGGCGTCCGTGCCGCTGCACCGAACGCCTGCGGGCGGCCCACCGCAGCCGCCTGTCGGGTCCCCTGCTGGACCGCATCGACATCTTCGCCGAACTGGAGGAGCCCGAGGATCCCCTGCGCGGCGGCGACGTCGCCGACCCGCGACGCCTCTGGGAGTGTGCGGTCGGGGAGGTCGAGGCCGGGAACGCCCGCCTGGCGGACTCCCGCCGGGCGCGTCCGGCCTCGCTCGCGGAGGCGCGCGGCCTGATGGACGCTCCCGCGGCCGCCCTGCTCGAGGCGGCCGGCGGCTCGCTGGGTTTGACCGTGCGCTCGCTGATGCGTTGCGCCGGCGTGGCGCGCACCCTGGCCGCGCTCGGCGACCGGTCGCTGGCGAACCGCGACGACGTGGTCGAGGCGCTTTCCTACAGGCGGGAACAGATCGCCTCGCTCGCCTGA
- a CDS encoding DUF1931 domain-containing protein: MIISKSKTKEAVTQCNVSGEFYDALDAKVNELIKKAEQRAIANGRKTVRPQDL; this comes from the coding sequence ATGATCATCAGCAAGAGCAAGACGAAGGAAGCCGTCACGCAGTGCAACGTTTCCGGCGAGTTCTACGACGCCCTCGACGCCAAGGTCAACGAGCTGATCAAGAAGGCCGAACAGCGCGCGATCGCCAACGGCCGCAAGACGGTCCGGCCCCAGGACCTCTAG
- a CDS encoding dipeptidase, with product MTKDDRTAARLDAYLLAHRDRHVAQLCDWLRIPSVSSQSDHDGDTRRAAAFIADELRGLGLVVEVIPTEGHPLVYAETEQRADRRTLLFYGHYDVQPTDPLDQWLSPPFEPAIRDGVIYARGSSDDKGQLYTHVKALEAWLATGEPLPVNVKFIIEGEEECGGPAVYRYVEQHPDRLACDAVVISDTSLYDEKTPAICYSLRGLSFMQVDVAGPRADLHSGSFGGVVQNPGNALAAIVAGLKDADGRVLIPGFYDAVRELDAEERRAFASLGFTDEVLLRDTGSPSPYGERGYSTLERMWARPTCDVNGMWSGYQGEGAKTIIPAQAGAKVSMRLVPDQDPAEIARLFERHVMANAPAGVGVKVTYLHGASPVMVPRASSMMSAGVRAMTRGFGREPVFIREGGSIPIVGTFQSCLKSPVLLLGYGLPNDNIHSPNEKFHLENFFNGIATTAALFGEAAGA from the coding sequence ATGACCAAGGACGACCGCACCGCCGCGCGCCTCGACGCCTACCTGCTCGCCCATCGCGACCGCCACGTGGCCCAGCTCTGCGACTGGCTGCGCATCCCCAGCGTCAGTTCCCAGTCCGACCACGACGGGGACACCCGCCGCGCGGCGGCCTTCATCGCCGACGAGCTGCGCGGCCTCGGCCTGGTGGTCGAGGTGATCCCCACCGAGGGCCATCCGCTGGTCTACGCCGAGACCGAGCAGCGCGCCGACCGGCGCACGCTGCTCTTCTACGGCCACTACGACGTGCAGCCGACCGACCCCCTCGACCAGTGGCTCTCCCCCCCCTTCGAGCCCGCGATCCGTGACGGCGTCATCTACGCGCGCGGTTCCAGCGACGACAAGGGACAGCTCTACACCCACGTCAAGGCGCTGGAGGCCTGGCTCGCCACGGGCGAACCGCTGCCGGTGAACGTGAAGTTCATCATCGAGGGCGAGGAGGAGTGCGGCGGCCCGGCCGTCTACCGCTACGTCGAGCAGCACCCGGACCGCCTGGCTTGCGACGCCGTGGTGATCAGCGACACGAGCCTCTACGACGAGAAGACCCCGGCGATCTGCTACAGCCTGCGCGGGCTGAGCTTCATGCAGGTCGACGTCGCCGGTCCCCGCGCGGACCTGCACTCCGGCAGCTTCGGCGGCGTGGTGCAGAACCCGGGCAACGCCCTGGCCGCGATCGTCGCCGGCCTGAAGGACGCCGACGGCCGCGTGCTGATCCCCGGCTTCTACGACGCCGTGCGGGAGCTGGACGCCGAGGAGCGCCGCGCCTTCGCCTCGCTGGGCTTCACCGACGAGGTCCTGCTGCGCGACACCGGCTCCCCCTCGCCGTACGGCGAGCGCGGCTACTCCACGCTCGAGCGGATGTGGGCGCGCCCGACCTGCGACGTCAACGGCATGTGGAGCGGCTACCAGGGCGAGGGCGCCAAGACCATCATCCCGGCGCAGGCCGGCGCGAAGGTCAGCATGCGGCTGGTGCCCGACCAGGATCCCGCGGAGATCGCCCGCCTGTTCGAGCGCCACGTCATGGCGAACGCGCCCGCGGGCGTCGGCGTGAAGGTGACCTACCTGCACGGGGCGTCGCCGGTGATGGTGCCGCGCGCTTCGTCGATGATGAGCGCGGGCGTCCGCGCCATGACCCGCGGCTTCGGCCGCGAGCCGGTGTTCATCCGCGAGGGTGGTTCGATCCCGATCGTCGGGACCTTCCAGTCGTGCTTGAAGTCGCCCGTGCTGCTGCTGGGCTACGGGCTGCCGAACGACAACATCCATTCGCCCAACGAGAAGTTCCACCTCGAGAACTTCTTCAACGGCATCGCCACCACCGCGGCCCTGTTCGGCGAAGCCGCTGGGGCCTGA
- a CDS encoding lamin tail domain-containing protein, translating to MRSLKYILTASLLLGLAGAAAAQSTCLYFSEYIEGTGYNKALEIYNATEADVDLSRVSVELYANGASTPSATVSFSGVLHNGDVFVIGHSMANAAITGQSDVLYNGSVVNFNGDDAVVLKLGGSIVDVIGQVGLDPGTAWGVNPCTTLDHTLVRGVDVCCGDTVPNDAFVPAASWVCNAVDAFGFLGLHTSNCQAVANDDAAWGAVKSMYR from the coding sequence ATGCGCTCGCTCAAGTACATCCTGACCGCCTCCCTGCTGCTCGGTCTCGCCGGCGCGGCCGCCGCGCAGTCCACTTGCCTCTACTTCTCCGAGTACATCGAGGGCACCGGCTACAACAAGGCGCTGGAGATCTACAACGCCACCGAGGCGGACGTCGACCTGTCGCGGGTCTCGGTCGAGCTCTATGCCAACGGCGCCTCGACGCCGTCGGCCACCGTCTCCTTCAGCGGGGTCCTGCACAACGGCGACGTGTTCGTCATCGGCCACTCGATGGCCAACGCGGCGATCACCGGCCAGTCCGACGTGCTGTACAACGGCAGTGTCGTGAACTTCAACGGCGACGACGCGGTCGTCCTGAAGCTCGGCGGCTCGATCGTCGACGTCATCGGCCAGGTGGGTCTCGATCCCGGCACGGCCTGGGGCGTCAACCCCTGCACGACGCTCGACCACACCCTGGTGCGCGGCGTCGACGTCTGCTGCGGCGACACCGTGCCCAACGACGCCTTCGTCCCGGCCGCCTCGTGGGTCTGCAACGCGGTCGACGCGTTCGGTTTCCTGGGCCTGCACACGAGTAACTGCCAGGCCGTCGCCAACGACGACGCGGCCTGGGGCGCCGTCAAGAGCATGTACCGCTGA